A region from the Gallus gallus isolate bGalGal1 chromosome 25, bGalGal1.mat.broiler.GRCg7b, whole genome shotgun sequence genome encodes:
- the C1orf43 gene encoding protein C1orf43 homolog isoform 1 (isoform 1 is encoded by transcript variant 1): MAGAGSNWLSGVNVVLVMAYGSLVFVLLFIFVKRQIMRFAMKSRRGPHVPVGQHAPKDLKEEIDIRLSRVQDIKYEPQLLAEDDSRLLQLETQGCYNYLYRMKALDAIRTSEIPFHAEGRYPKSLIGKNFCAYLLELRNSSSSFKGIRKALIDTLLDGYENARYGTGVFGKPEYLKYQDALNELANMTKARAGSSQRQHQSAAKDLTLSPEVSNPATIQVTYLPSSQKSKRAKHFLELKSFKDNYNTLESTL, encoded by the exons GTCTTCGTGCTGCTGTTCATCTTTGTGAAACGTCAGATCATGCGCTTCGCCATGAAGTCCCGGCGCGGCCCCCACGTCCCCGTGGGGCAGCACGCGCCCAAG GATTTAAAGGAAGAGATTGACATCCGGCTGTCGAGGGTGCAGGACATCAAATACGAGCCCCAGCTGTTGGCTGAAGATGACAGcaggctcctgcagctggagacaCAAG gctgctATAATTACTTGTACAGGATGAAGGCGCTGGATGCCATTCGGACGTCAG AAATCCCGTTTCATGCAGAAGGCAGATACCCAAAATCGTTAATAGGGAAGAACTTCTGTGCCTATCTGTTGGAGCTGaggaactccagcagctccttcaaAGGCATCCGCAAGGCCTTGATCGACACGCTGCTGGACGGGTATGAGAACGCCCGCTACGGCACCGGG GTCTTTGGGAAGCCGGAATATCTGAAGTACCAGGACGCTCTGAACGAGTTGGCAAACAt GACCAAGGCAcgggcaggcagcagccagaggCAGCACCAGTCAGCAGCCAAGGACCTCACTCTGTCCCCTGAAGTATCCAACCCCGCCACCATCCAGGTCACCTACCTGCCTTCCAGCCAGAAGAGCAAACGTGCCAAACACTTCCTGGAGCTGAAGAGCTTCAAAGACAACTACAACACGTTGGAGAGCACGCTGTGA
- the C1orf43 gene encoding protein C1orf43 homolog isoform X1, giving the protein MAGAGSNWLSGVNVVLVMAYGSLVFVLLFIFVKRQIMRFAMKSRRGPHVPVGQHAPKDLKEEIDIRLSRVQDIKYEPQLLAEDDSRLLQLETQGCYNYLYRMKALDAIRTSEIPFHAEGRYPKSLIGKNFCAYLLELRNSSSSFKGIRKALIDTLLDGYENARYGTGVFGKPEYLKYQDALNELANMTKARAGSSQRQHQSAAKDLTLSPEVSNPATIQVTYLPSSQKSKRAKHFLELKSFKDNYNTLESTLG; this is encoded by the exons GTCTTCGTGCTGCTGTTCATCTTTGTGAAACGTCAGATCATGCGCTTCGCCATGAAGTCCCGGCGCGGCCCCCACGTCCCCGTGGGGCAGCACGCGCCCAAG GATTTAAAGGAAGAGATTGACATCCGGCTGTCGAGGGTGCAGGACATCAAATACGAGCCCCAGCTGTTGGCTGAAGATGACAGcaggctcctgcagctggagacaCAAG gctgctATAATTACTTGTACAGGATGAAGGCGCTGGATGCCATTCGGACGTCAG AAATCCCGTTTCATGCAGAAGGCAGATACCCAAAATCGTTAATAGGGAAGAACTTCTGTGCCTATCTGTTGGAGCTGaggaactccagcagctccttcaaAGGCATCCGCAAGGCCTTGATCGACACGCTGCTGGACGGGTATGAGAACGCCCGCTACGGCACCGGG GTCTTTGGGAAGCCGGAATATCTGAAGTACCAGGACGCTCTGAACGAGTTGGCAAACAt GACCAAGGCAcgggcaggcagcagccagaggCAGCACCAGTCAGCAGCCAAGGACCTCACTCTGTCCCCTGAAGTATCCAACCCCGCCACCATCCAGGTCACCTACCTGCCTTCCAGCCAGAAGAGCAAACGTGCCAAACACTTCCTGGAGCTGAAGAGCTTCAAAGACAACTACAACACGTTGGAGAGCACGCT GGGCTGA